A window of Ipomoea triloba cultivar NCNSP0323 chromosome 2, ASM357664v1 contains these coding sequences:
- the LOC116010294 gene encoding pentatricopeptide repeat-containing protein At1g80550, mitochondrial: MKRVFSSVASCNSPLFPTSLISSQLQALILYHTSPVKNQSFYRKSINPSVSPNEDAPSSKPKPDQLATSHRNSIDFDPTLVLETLSCYSNDWKKALEFFNWVESQCGFQHTTQTYNQVIDVLGKFFEFGIAWNLIYKMKNSLSSKPDHTTFRIMFVRYGRAHLVKEAIDAFDKLEEFNLKDSVSFSNLVDALCEYKHVIEAQELCFGNGIVNERFSCFSVDLKIYNMILRGFSKMSWWGKCREFWEEMDRRGVEKDLFSYSIYMDVQCKSGKPWKAVKLFKEMKKKGIKLDVVAYNTAIRAVGISDGVDVAVKLFQEMIELGCTPTVVTFNTILKFLCENMRYKEAYKVLDMMSKKGCEPNVCTYHCFFRCLEKPREILTLFDRMIERGVQPQMDTYVMLMSKFGRWGFLRPVLSFWKKMEEHGLSPDESAYHALIDALVQKGMVDMAHKYDEEMLAKGLSPKPRVELGTKMTGINRWLN, encoded by the coding sequence ATGAAAAGAGTGTTTTCTTCCGTCGCTTCTTGCAATTCTCCATTATTTCCGACTTCTCTGATTAGCTCTCAGCTCCAAGCTTTAATTCTCTACCACACTTCCCCGGTAAAAAATCAATCTTTTTACCGGAAATCCATAAATCCCTCTGTATCTCCTAATGAAGACGCCCCGAGTTCAAAACCAAAACCTGATCAATTGGCCACTTCACATCGAAATTCCATTGATTTTGACCCGACACTAGTCTTGGAAACTCTGTCCTGCTACAGTAATGACTGGAAAAAAGCGTTGGAGTTCTTCAACTGGGTGGAATCGCAATGCGGGTTCCAACATACAACCCAGACCTACAATCAGGTCATTGATGTTCTTGGTAAGTTTTTTGAGTTCGGTATAGCTTGGAATCTTAtctataaaatgaaaaattccTTGTCTTCCAAGCCTGATCATACTACGTTTCGGATTATGTTCGTCCGTTATGGTAGAGCTCACCTTGTTAAAGAAGCAATTGATGCGTTTGATAAATTAGAGGAGTTTAATTTAAAAGATAGTGTTTCATTCTCGAATTTGGTTGATGCTTTGTGCGAGTATAAACATGTGATAGAGGCTCAAGAATTGTGTTTTGGGAACGGTATAGTGAATGAGAGATTTTCATGCTTTAGTGtggatttgaaaatatataacatgattCTTCGAGGGTTTTCTAAAATGAGTTGGTGGGGAAAGTGTAGGGAATTTTGGGAAGAAATGGATAGGAGGGGTGTGGAAAAAGATCTGTTTTCGTATTCCATTTATATGGATGTGCAATGCAAGAGTGGGAAGCCATGGAAAGCTGTGAAGTTGTTCaaggaaatgaagaagaaagggaTCAAATTGGATGTGGTGGCATATAATACGGCCATTCGAGCTGTTGGGATTTCAGATGGAGTTGATGTAGCAGTTAAACTTTTCCAAGAGATGATTGAATTGGGTTGTACACCCACTGTGGTGACTTTTAACACGATTCTAAAGTTTTTGTGTGAAAATATGAGGTATAAGGAGGCATACAAGGTGCTCGATATGATGTCTAAGAAGGGTTGTGAACCAAATGTTTGTACTTACCACTGCTTTTTTAGATGTCTTGAAAAGCCGAGGGAGATACTCACGCTGTTTGATAGGATGATTGAAAGAGGAGTTCAACCACAGATGGATACGTATGTGATGCTTATGAGTAAGTTTGGTAGATGGGGTTTTCTTCGACCAGTTTTAAGCTTTTGGAAAAAGATGGAAGAACATGGCTTGAGTCCAGATGAATCTGCTTACCATGCCTTAATTGATGCTTTGGTGCAAAAGGGTATGGTCGATATGGCTCACAAGTATGATGAAGAGATGTTAGCGAAGGGGCTTTCACCCAAGCCAAGGGTAGAACTAGGGACAAAGATGACGGGCATAAATAGGTGGTTGAATTGA